A DNA window from Sediminitomix flava contains the following coding sequences:
- a CDS encoding SAM-dependent methyltransferase, with the protein MKVFLIPTTLAEQTTHYIPPIVTQSVQTTTYYFVENVRTARRFIGSLKLGIDIPSLKFYVVDKDTSKQKVLSYFKEVPQGENIGIISEAGCPGIADPGAVAVECAHEKNIEVVPLPGPSSIFMALMASGMNGQNFTFKGYLPIAKHERTKAIKDMEINSLKQNCSQIFMETPYRNNKLLQDLLALCKPNVRLCIAADITSKDEFIKTKTIGEWKKQLPDLHKRPTIFVLMA; encoded by the coding sequence ATGAAAGTATTTTTAATACCAACTACACTGGCAGAACAAACAACTCATTATATCCCTCCAATTGTCACGCAATCAGTACAAACTACCACATATTACTTCGTTGAAAATGTAAGAACGGCCAGAAGGTTTATTGGTTCGTTGAAACTTGGAATCGATATTCCTTCACTTAAATTTTATGTGGTTGATAAAGATACAAGTAAACAAAAAGTACTTTCTTACTTCAAGGAAGTGCCACAAGGTGAAAATATCGGAATTATTTCTGAGGCAGGTTGCCCAGGAATAGCAGACCCAGGTGCTGTGGCAGTTGAATGTGCTCATGAAAAGAACATTGAAGTAGTTCCTTTGCCAGGTCCGTCCTCTATTTTTATGGCGCTGATGGCTTCAGGCATGAATGGTCAAAATTTCACCTTTAAAGGTTACCTTCCGATAGCCAAGCACGAAAGAACAAAAGCAATAAAAGACATGGAGATCAACTCTTTGAAACAGAATTGTTCTCAAATCTTTATGGAAACTCCTTATCGCAATAATAAATTATTACAAGACTTGTTAGCACTTTGTAAGCCAAATGTAAGACTTTGTATTGCTGCAGATATCACCTCCAAAGATGAGTTTATCAAGACGAAAACAATTGGTGAGTGGAAAAAGCAATTGCCAGATCTGCATAAGCGACCTACAATTTTTGTTTTGATGGCCTAG
- the hemL gene encoding glutamate-1-semialdehyde 2,1-aminomutase, which yields METSRSKELFEQAQSSIPGGVNSPVRAFKSVGGNPLFINKAEGAYMYDEDGNKYVELINSWGPMILGHANPKIEEAVGKAIKNSLSFGAPTSREIEIAELIVSMVPSIEKVRMVNSGTEATMSAIRLARGYTNRNKFIKIEGCYHGHGDSFLIAAGSGAVTMGSPDSPGVTEGTAKDTLLAPYNDLTSIEKLVEANKDDIAAIIVEPVPGNMGCVLPNTGYLEGLRSICDKENIVLIFDEVMTGFRLAKGGAQEHFGVTPDMTTLGKIIGGGMPVGAYGGKKEIMDYVSPQGPVYQAGTLSGNPISMAAGLTMLTELNENPAIYDQLTQIGAKIRKGFEENLEKLGLNYTINSLGSMISMFFTDVKVENFEDAKKSDTAKFGTYFHKMLERGVYLPPSQFESLFLSTALTQEDIDHIITSHYEVLKEMHS from the coding sequence TTGGAAACTTCAAGAAGTAAAGAACTGTTCGAACAGGCTCAGTCATCAATTCCAGGAGGTGTAAACTCACCTGTACGTGCGTTTAAATCTGTAGGTGGTAACCCATTGTTCATCAATAAAGCAGAAGGTGCTTATATGTATGATGAAGATGGAAACAAGTATGTTGAATTGATCAACTCTTGGGGGCCTATGATTTTGGGACATGCAAATCCTAAGATTGAAGAAGCGGTTGGTAAAGCAATTAAAAACTCATTATCATTTGGAGCGCCTACTTCACGTGAGATCGAGATTGCAGAGCTTATTGTAAGCATGGTTCCTAGTATTGAGAAAGTAAGAATGGTAAACTCAGGAACAGAGGCTACTATGTCTGCTATTCGTCTAGCAAGAGGTTATACCAATAGAAATAAATTCATCAAAATAGAAGGATGTTACCACGGTCATGGCGACTCATTCTTGATTGCGGCAGGAAGTGGTGCTGTAACGATGGGAAGTCCTGATAGCCCAGGTGTAACGGAAGGCACTGCAAAAGATACTTTATTAGCTCCTTATAATGATTTGACTTCAATTGAGAAGTTAGTGGAAGCCAACAAGGATGACATAGCGGCAATTATTGTAGAGCCAGTTCCTGGAAATATGGGTTGTGTATTGCCAAATACAGGTTATTTGGAAGGCTTAAGATCAATTTGTGATAAAGAAAACATCGTATTGATCTTTGATGAAGTCATGACTGGTTTCCGTTTAGCGAAAGGTGGAGCGCAAGAGCATTTTGGTGTGACACCAGATATGACTACGCTAGGTAAAATTATTGGTGGAGGAATGCCAGTAGGAGCTTACGGAGGAAAGAAAGAAATTATGGATTATGTTTCTCCACAAGGGCCCGTTTACCAGGCAGGTACACTTTCAGGTAACCCAATTTCAATGGCTGCAGGTCTTACAATGTTGACAGAGTTGAATGAAAATCCAGCGATCTACGATCAGTTGACTCAGATTGGAGCCAAGATCAGAAAAGGTTTTGAAGAAAACTTGGAGAAGCTTGGTTTAAATTATACAATCAACTCTTTAGGTTCTATGATTTCAATGTTCTTCACAGATGTGAAAGTTGAGAACTTTGAAGATGCGAAAAAGTCAGATACAGCTAAGTTTGGTACTTATTTCCACAAAATGCTAGAGCGTGGGGTATACCTACCTCCTTCACAGTTTGAGTCTTTGTTCTTGTCAACAGCTCTTACACAAGAAGATATTGATCATATCATTACTTCACATTACGAAGTATTGAAAGAAATGCATAGCTAA
- a CDS encoding aminopeptidase P family protein — MKYEKIDSQLFIENRKRFAKKLKPGSIAVFNSSDIYPSSADGARPFLQHTDIFYLSGIDQEESVLVIAPDAKQEAHKEMLFLRETNETIAVWEGHKYTKEEAFETSGIKSVFWLSDMERVLAEVAFESEFFYLNTNEHYRAGVSVQTRDDRFRTWCQERFPLHKYERVAPIMHELRAVKSQIEIDLIQKACDITEKGFRRILGFVKPGVMEYEIEAELYHEFIRNRSVGMAYEPIIASGGSACVLHYIENNRECKDGDLLLMDFGAEYANYSSDLTRTIPVNGKFTDRQKDVYNAVLRVQKKAYELLVPGNNWFTYHEQVGELMTQELIGLGLITEEDVKNQDPSWPAYKKYFMHGTSHHLGLDVHDYGSRYHTFEAGMVFTVEPGIYIPEENIGIRIENDVVIQETGLPKDLMENIPVTVEEIEALMSEGK; from the coding sequence ATGAAATACGAAAAAATCGATAGTCAACTGTTCATCGAGAACAGAAAACGTTTTGCAAAAAAGCTGAAACCAGGTTCAATTGCGGTTTTCAATTCATCAGATATCTACCCTTCAAGTGCTGATGGAGCAAGACCATTTCTTCAACATACAGATATCTTCTACTTGTCAGGAATTGATCAAGAAGAGTCTGTGCTTGTAATTGCTCCAGATGCAAAACAAGAAGCTCACAAAGAGATGTTGTTCTTGAGAGAAACAAACGAAACTATCGCAGTTTGGGAAGGACACAAATACACTAAAGAGGAAGCATTTGAAACTTCGGGCATTAAGTCAGTTTTCTGGCTTTCAGATATGGAGAGAGTATTAGCTGAAGTGGCTTTCGAATCTGAGTTTTTCTACTTGAATACAAACGAGCACTACAGAGCAGGTGTAAGTGTTCAGACTAGAGATGATCGTTTCAGAACGTGGTGTCAAGAGAGATTCCCACTTCATAAATATGAGCGTGTAGCGCCGATCATGCATGAGCTTAGAGCAGTGAAGTCTCAAATTGAGATTGATTTAATTCAGAAGGCATGTGATATTACAGAAAAAGGATTCCGTAGAATCTTAGGTTTTGTAAAACCGGGTGTAATGGAGTATGAAATTGAGGCAGAACTTTACCATGAGTTTATCAGAAACCGTTCGGTAGGTATGGCTTATGAGCCTATTATTGCTTCTGGTGGAAGTGCTTGTGTGCTTCACTACATCGAGAATAACAGAGAGTGTAAAGATGGAGATCTACTTCTGATGGACTTCGGTGCAGAATATGCGAACTATTCTTCGGATTTGACACGTACAATTCCTGTAAATGGTAAGTTTACGGATCGTCAGAAAGATGTATATAATGCAGTACTAAGAGTTCAGAAAAAAGCGTATGAATTATTGGTACCAGGTAATAACTGGTTCACTTATCATGAGCAAGTAGGAGAGTTGATGACGCAAGAGCTGATTGGCTTAGGCTTGATCACTGAAGAAGATGTGAAAAACCAAGACCCTTCTTGGCCTGCATACAAAAAATACTTCATGCACGGAACATCTCACCACTTAGGGTTAGATGTTCACGATTATGGTAGCAGATACCATACATTTGAAGCAGGTATGGTATTTACTGTTGAGCCAGGTATCTATATCCCTGAAGAAAACATTGGTATCAGAATTGAGAATGATGTAGTCATTCAAGAGACTGGATTGCCGAAAGACTTGATGGAAAACATTCCTGTGACTGTTGAGGAAATTGAAGCTCTAATGAGTGAAGGAAAGTAA
- a CDS encoding aspartate aminotransferase family protein has translation MKDNRSVFFEHQAQTSPYPLAIEVDHAKGVYIYGPNGERYMDLISGISVNNLGHCHPNVVKAIKDQADKYIFAMVYGEMIQKPQIELTKRLVGALPEQLNCTYYVNSGTEANEAALKLAKRYTGRTELVSFNRSYHGNTQGSLSVSGNEVKKNAFRPLLPDVRFIDFNKMEDLAQITENTAGVIVEPIQGDAGVRIPDLAYMKALRKRCTEVGALLIFDEIQTGFGRTGKLFAFEHFDVVPDILTIAKGMAGGMAMGSFISSQEIMKCLSNNPILGHITTFGGHPICCAAAEATLRTLQEEKLIEDVERKGQIIEDRLAQHPAVKEIRRKGFMFAIDMDNFELVNKVVTRCIEKGVITYWFLSTPYAFRIAPPLIITDDEINYACDVILESIDEVLNTEKVID, from the coding sequence ATGAAAGATAATAGAAGCGTTTTTTTTGAACATCAAGCGCAAACATCTCCTTATCCTTTGGCTATTGAGGTAGACCATGCAAAAGGAGTGTATATATATGGTCCGAACGGGGAGCGTTATATGGACTTAATTTCTGGAATCTCTGTAAATAACTTAGGGCATTGTCATCCTAATGTGGTAAAAGCCATCAAAGACCAAGCTGATAAATATATCTTCGCGATGGTCTATGGCGAAATGATCCAGAAACCGCAAATTGAGCTGACAAAGCGATTGGTCGGTGCTTTACCCGAACAATTGAACTGTACATATTATGTAAACTCAGGTACTGAAGCCAACGAAGCCGCCTTGAAATTGGCTAAAAGATATACGGGCAGAACTGAGCTTGTGAGCTTCAATAGAAGTTATCATGGAAATACCCAAGGTTCTCTAAGTGTATCGGGAAATGAAGTGAAGAAAAATGCCTTTCGTCCGCTACTTCCTGATGTTCGTTTTATTGACTTCAATAAAATGGAAGACTTAGCGCAAATCACAGAAAATACAGCTGGGGTAATTGTAGAACCGATACAAGGGGATGCAGGTGTTCGAATTCCAGATTTAGCCTACATGAAGGCATTAAGAAAACGCTGTACGGAAGTAGGCGCTTTATTGATCTTTGATGAAATACAAACTGGTTTTGGGCGTACAGGAAAATTATTTGCTTTTGAGCATTTTGATGTAGTTCCTGACATCCTGACTATTGCTAAAGGTATGGCTGGAGGAATGGCTATGGGTAGTTTTATTTCTTCTCAAGAAATCATGAAATGCCTATCCAATAATCCTATTCTTGGACATATCACGACTTTTGGGGGGCACCCGATTTGTTGTGCTGCAGCAGAGGCTACTTTAAGAACTTTACAGGAAGAAAAGTTAATTGAAGATGTAGAGCGAAAAGGCCAGATAATTGAAGATCGTTTAGCACAACACCCTGCCGTTAAGGAAATCAGGCGTAAAGGATTCATGTTCGCTATTGACATGGACAATTTTGAACTTGTGAATAAAGTAGTAACTCGTTGTATTGAGAAAGGGGTGATTACTTACTGGTTCTTGTCTACGCCTTACGCTTTCAGAATTGCACCTCCTTTAATTATCACAGATGATGAAATCAATTATGCTTGTGATGTGATTTTGGAATCTATAGATGAGGTTTTGAACACCGAAAAGGTTATTGACTAA